From Deinococcus yavapaiensis KR-236, one genomic window encodes:
- a CDS encoding DUF3160 domain-containing protein: MLRLPRLRRSLVLASLLLGPAVAQSSGTSLPVALDRLSNAAALKATTEGRADFPLTATQRQVLAQQGFVIAPAKWRQFHHVYEDTRYMYQPVFVTTDSVLHVYHLTFDKLLRDLERERLAPNLTRMLDALVADAQAYVARAKDTTLEGDARKALAYLAVARQLIKPQAAVPAEVANLVQGELRQIMNAKGTQPSVIFSQGVPAREAMREDYTQYKPRGHYTKTAALQRYFRAMMYLGRMNLRVRSDSETRVALILTRLIDQNADVRALWASVYEPTSFLVGKSDDLTFAQYAPLARQTFGTNLLAFADAGKLAAFKAQAAKLLPPQINSLWLTLRQQRGADTVGWRLMGQRFTLDAYVLDQLTWRNVGVLKQERWLPKALDVFAAFGSSAAFNALKASGDTKFRNYESQLTALKAKIGAFDRATWTQNVYWSWLDVLRSAAVPDARDARYPAFMRTPAWSKKELQTALGSYTELKHDTVLYAKQVLAEMGGGLEPEHPRSYVEPNVDVYSKLRALTKQTRDGLSGRGLLSARTKENLESLGSMLAFLQSVSERQLSGGKLTADEYDRLFYFGGWLEEMTLNATDPAGGPENGGPAFDESEQAALVTDIASSPNGEVLQEATGPVYEVYAIVPNGRGGLQLARGGVYSYFEFTGPISDRLTDEAWRARVKAGRLPPQPAWLQGVVVK, translated from the coding sequence ATGCTTCGACTTCCACGTCTGCGCCGCTCGCTCGTGCTGGCCAGTCTGCTCCTCGGCCCCGCCGTCGCTCAGTCGAGTGGCACGTCGCTTCCGGTGGCCTTGGACCGCCTCAGCAACGCCGCGGCCCTGAAAGCGACGACGGAAGGTCGAGCTGACTTCCCGTTGACGGCCACGCAACGTCAAGTCCTCGCACAGCAAGGATTCGTGATCGCCCCCGCGAAATGGCGGCAGTTTCATCACGTGTACGAAGACACCCGGTACATGTACCAACCGGTGTTCGTGACGACGGATTCGGTGTTGCACGTGTACCACCTGACGTTCGACAAGTTGCTGCGTGACTTGGAGCGTGAACGACTCGCGCCGAACCTCACGCGCATGCTCGACGCCCTTGTCGCCGATGCGCAAGCGTACGTCGCGCGCGCCAAAGACACGACCCTCGAGGGAGATGCCCGCAAAGCCCTCGCGTACCTCGCGGTCGCGCGGCAACTCATCAAGCCGCAGGCAGCCGTGCCCGCCGAGGTCGCCAACCTCGTGCAAGGCGAACTTCGCCAAATCATGAACGCCAAGGGCACGCAACCCTCGGTGATCTTCTCGCAGGGCGTGCCCGCACGAGAAGCGATGCGAGAGGACTACACGCAGTACAAGCCGCGCGGACACTACACCAAGACGGCCGCGCTGCAACGCTACTTCCGAGCGATGATGTACCTCGGGCGAATGAACTTGCGCGTGCGTAGCGACAGCGAAACGCGCGTGGCGTTGATTCTCACGCGCTTGATAGACCAGAACGCCGACGTGCGTGCTTTGTGGGCGAGCGTGTACGAACCGACGAGCTTCCTCGTCGGCAAGTCCGACGACCTCACCTTCGCGCAATACGCGCCGCTCGCACGGCAAACGTTCGGTACGAACTTGCTCGCGTTCGCCGATGCGGGCAAGCTCGCGGCCTTCAAAGCGCAAGCGGCCAAATTGCTCCCGCCGCAAATCAACTCGCTTTGGCTCACGCTTCGTCAACAACGCGGCGCGGACACCGTCGGGTGGCGCCTCATGGGGCAGCGTTTCACGCTCGACGCGTACGTCCTCGATCAACTCACGTGGCGCAACGTGGGCGTGCTCAAGCAAGAACGCTGGCTGCCAAAGGCGCTCGACGTGTTCGCCGCGTTCGGTAGCAGCGCGGCCTTCAACGCCTTGAAGGCGAGCGGTGACACGAAGTTCCGCAACTACGAGTCGCAACTCACGGCGTTGAAGGCGAAGATCGGCGCGTTCGACCGCGCGACGTGGACGCAAAACGTGTACTGGTCGTGGCTGGACGTGCTGCGGTCCGCCGCCGTGCCAGACGCGCGCGACGCACGCTACCCGGCGTTCATGCGCACGCCCGCGTGGTCGAAGAAGGAGTTGCAGACGGCGCTCGGCAGTTACACGGAGCTCAAGCACGACACGGTGTTGTACGCCAAGCAGGTGCTCGCCGAGATGGGCGGAGGCTTGGAGCCCGAGCACCCGCGGTCGTACGTGGAGCCGAACGTCGACGTGTACTCGAAACTTCGCGCGTTGACGAAGCAGACGCGCGACGGACTTTCCGGGCGCGGCTTGCTGAGCGCCAGGACCAAAGAAAACCTCGAAAGCCTCGGGTCCATGCTGGCCTTCTTGCAAAGCGTCAGCGAGCGGCAACTGAGCGGCGGAAAGCTCACCGCCGACGAGTACGACCGCTTGTTCTACTTTGGTGGGTGGCTCGAAGAAATGACTCTGAACGCCACCGACCCGGCTGGCGGACCGGAAAATGGCGGCCCAGCGTTTGACGAGAGCGAACAAGCGGCGCTCGTGACCGACATCGCGTCGAGCCCGAACGGCGAGGTGCTGCAAGAAGCGACGGGACCCGTGTACGAGGTGTACGCGATCGTGCCGAACGGTCGAGGCGGGCTGCAACTCGCGCGGGGCGGCGTGTACTCGTACTTCGAGTTCACCGGGCCGATCAGCGATCGCCTCACCGACGAAGCGTGGCGGGCGCGCGTGAAAGCCGGGCGGTTGCCGCCCCAGCCCGCGTGGCTGCAGGGCGTCGTGGTGAAGTGA